In Acidimicrobiales bacterium, the DNA window GAGGAGGCGCAGCGTCGGGGGGCGGAGGAGCGGCTCCGGCTTCGCCCGCGCCGTCGGGCGGCGATCCGGCAGCCTCCGGGGCGGAGGCGTCGGCGTCGCTGCGGGAGCCGGGCGGACGGAGCTCAGACACGGGCGATCACCCTGCCACCGTACCCTGCTCGGCGCGGGCCGTCGCGTTCGCCGCGGGTCCCGTCGGAGGCCTCGACGCGGCGGCGCCGTCGTGGGATGCTGGCGCCCGTGACCAGCGCGCCGCTCCGCCCGGCGCCCGCCCCCGTCCGGCCCGATTTCCGCCGCACATGTGCATTGACCACCTAGCTGTAAAAAGACTATGGTGAATCAGCACCCAAACAGAAGGGGGATCGCATGGACGGCGGAGAAGCCGTACTCACCGGCTGGTACATCGGCTTCGTGATCGCACTGGTGGTCATCACGGTCGTGGTCATCCTCGCTGGCATGATCCTGGGCCTGGCCCGGCGGATCGGCGTCCAGGCCGAGCAGATCACGGCCGCGCTGGACGAGGGCCGGGTGAACACGCTGCCGCTGTGGGAGGTCGACAAGGTCAACGAGGAGCTCAACCTCATCATCCGTGATGCGGAGGCGGCTCGGGCTGTGCTCGGAGGTGGACGGTGATCGGCGCACTGCTGGCGCTCCAGTCGGAGCACGTGACGTTCTGGTGGATCACCCTCGGCATGGGTGCCGTCGTGATCGTCGCCGTCATCGTCCTCCTGTCGCTCCTCGTGAGCTTCGTCGACGACATCGACCGCAACCTGAAGGACGTGTGGGACACCGCCACCCGTCTGGCCGCCAACACGGCGACCACCTGGATGCTCCAGCAGACGGCGGTTCGCGCCGAGGAGCTGGGCAACGAGGTCCGTCGACATTCCGACCTCCTGGCGGCGAAGGGCGGGCGTTGACATGACCCTGCGCATCTTCCTCACCGTCCTCGAGATCGTGCTGTTCGTGGCCGTCCTCGGGTTCTTCCTCAACCGGATCACCGGTCAGCTGGTGAGCGTCAACCGGACGCTGGCCAAGATCACCTTCGGCGTCCGCGCCGTCGAGACGCAGTGCCACGTGATCGGCCCGGCGGCCGACCGCCTCAACTCCAACCTCGCGTCCGTGGCCGCCGGCCTCGAGGACGCGGCCGCCCGGGCGGAGCGCCTGGGCCGTTAGCACCGAACCGGTGACCGGCGGGCTCCTCCCTCCGTACGGGGAGCCCGCCGGCGACCGGGTCGACGACGCCGCCGTGCTCGCCGCGTTCCTGCGGGACGAGCCGGCGGCGGTCTGGTCTCCCCAGTTCCACATGGAGGGGACCGCTCTGGTGGCGGGGGGCGACCGGGCTCTCGGCCTGCGGATCGGTCGCCGCTCCTTCCTCGTGCGGGTCGACCTGCCCGGCGAGCTGGTGCCGGCCCGCCAGGCGTTCCAGGACGCCCTGACCGCCGAGGGCATCGGGTTCCTCGACGGGGAGACCCTGCTCGCCGCCCCCGTCGCCATCCAGGTGCTCGGGTTGCGCACGTCGCTGTGGGACCTGTGGGGTGCCGACATCGACGAGGCGTTCGCCGACCTCCGTGCCGCCGCCGCCGGCGACTGGGACGACCTGTTCCCGGGCGGGCCACCGCCGGTCGGGGGCCCGCCGTCTTGACATCGGCGATCGCCGATTGAGCCCGACGTCGGCCGGTGGCGCCGCCCCGGCGCGCCTCGAGGCCGTGGTGTTCGACGTGGACGGCACGCTGGTGGACAGCGAGCGCCACGGGCACCGGGTGGCGTTCAACCTGGCCTTCGAGGAGTTCGGCCTGCCCTACCGGTGGGACGAGGAGGAGTACGGGCAGCTCCTGCGCACCACCGGGGGCCGCCGCCGCATCGAGCAGTACCTGGCCCGCCACGGGGTGGGGGAGGCGGAGCGGGCGGACCTGGCGGCGGAGCTCCACGATCGCAAGACGGCGGTCATGAAGGAGCTGATCGCCGAGGGGCGGGTGCAGGCGCGCCCGGGTGCCACCCGACTGCTGGGCGAGCTGGCGGGGGCCGGCGTGGCCCTGGCCGTCGCCACCACGGGCAGCCGGGGATGGGTGGGCAACGTGCTCGAGAAGTGCGCGCCGGGCGTGGAGTTCGCGGTGACCGTCGCCGGGGACGAGGTGTCCGCCCGCAAGCCGGACCCCGAGGCGTTCTCGCGGGCCGTCGAGCTGCTGGGCGTCGCCCCGGCGTCGGTCGTCGCCGTCGAGGACTCGGCGGAAGGCCTGGAGTCGGCGACCGGCGCCGGCCTGCGGTGCGCCGTGGTCGTGAACGCGTACACGGCCGACCACGACCTCGGTGCCGCCGACCTCGTGCTCGACGGCTTCGGCGAGCCGGGGCGTCCGGCCACCGTGGTGGCCGACCGCCGTGACACCGGCTGCACCGGCGTGCTCGACCACGCCACGCTCGCCCGCCTGCTCCGCTGACGTCGGCGGCGGCGCGCACGCGGGCGGGCGCGGGCTTCAGGCCGTGCCGTGAGACGGTTCCCGGCGATCGGGGCAGGCCCACTGGTTTCATCATCGGTCCGTTCACGATTGGCCCGTGGCCGATATGAAAGCCTGATATATATCCGGGCATGACCCTGGGGCAGCTGCGAACCTTCCTGGCCGTGGCCGACGCCGGGTCCGTCCGGGGCGCCGCCGAGCGGCTGGTGGTGACGCAGCCGGCCGTGTCGTCGGCCCTGGCCTCGC includes these proteins:
- a CDS encoding HAD-IA family hydrolase, with the protein product MSPTSAGGAAPARLEAVVFDVDGTLVDSERHGHRVAFNLAFEEFGLPYRWDEEEYGQLLRTTGGRRRIEQYLARHGVGEAERADLAAELHDRKTAVMKELIAEGRVQARPGATRLLGELAGAGVALAVATTGSRGWVGNVLEKCAPGVEFAVTVAGDEVSARKPDPEAFSRAVELLGVAPASVVAVEDSAEGLESATGAGLRCAVVVNAYTADHDLGAADLVLDGFGEPGRPATVVADRRDTGCTGVLDHATLARLLR